The following proteins come from a genomic window of Dreissena polymorpha isolate Duluth1 chromosome 1, UMN_Dpol_1.0, whole genome shotgun sequence:
- the LOC127836145 gene encoding uncharacterized protein LOC127836145: MDDKTNPQTPVRSFIEEPDIQWRYGKPNFEVVDRAYLAGKIRNHPVGSLEKTVENLVKTWEMESTHKMHEKDWQSVDKKVFFLQSNGGRKFNLAEQIQMGNYNLFFHDSVLYNSDLTSDESLHLFQEAFNHGFPWEVLDVISGPPKVCFTWRHWGKFEGPYNGFEPTGKTLEMTGFCVVNVTEDLKIQSIDVFFDPHALILKLMGCQPFTKWQCPFVQLRK; this comes from the exons ATGGATGATAAGACTAATCCCCAAACTCCAGTGCGCAGCTTCATTGAGGAACCGGATATCCAGTGGAGGTACGGTAAGCCGAACTTTGAGGTCGTGGATAGAGCCTACCTCGCTGGGAAGATTAGAAACCACCCAGTAGGGTCGCTGGAGAAAACGGTAGAAAACCTGGTGAAAACCTGGGAAATGGAGAGCACGCATAAGATGCATGAGAAG GACTGGCAATCCGTGGATAAAAAGGTGTTTTTCTTACAATCGAACGGTGGAAGAAAATTTAATTTGGCTGAACAGATTCAGATGGGCAACTACAACCTTTTCTTCCATGACAGCGTTTTGTATAACTCAGATCTGACATCAGACGAATCACTGCACCTGTTTCAAGAAGCATTCAATCACGGCTTTCCTTGGGAAGTGCTTGACGTCATATCAG GTCCACCAAAAGTGTGCTTCACTTGGCGTCACTGGGGCAAGTTTGAGGGACCTTACAACGGCTTTGAACCGACGGGGAAGACTCTGGAAATGACCGGATTCTGCGTTGTCAATGTTACTGAAGATCTAAAGATCCAGTCTATTGACGTGTTCTTTGATCCGCATGCGCTGATCCTAAAACTCATGGGATGTCAACCCTTCACAAAGTGGCAGTGTCCGTTTGTACAGCTTCGCAAATAA